One genomic region from Ornithinicoccus hortensis encodes:
- a CDS encoding branched-chain amino acid ABC transporter permease, translating to MLSWFDANVISMVDGVAYGLLLFTLAVGLSLVFGMMDVLNLAHGTLYLLGAYTAYLLSDGSLLGILLAVLAGIAVGVLGGFVLAAMTQPLAARGHLDQAVLTLGVSFIVAELLFAGFGSQRLPTAPPSALSGTLSVLGHSYPLYRLVFIGIAALLAVLCYVVFERSSLGALVRATVADRDMVRAMGVDTRKVLFGVFGFGAALAAVGGVLGAPIIAPGPGVDESVLVLSLVVVVIGGLGSVRGALIGALIIGQVQTLGVAVMPTYSAFLLFGAMLVVLVWRPQGLGRKAVAT from the coding sequence GTGCTGAGCTGGTTCGACGCCAACGTCATCAGCATGGTGGACGGCGTGGCCTACGGCCTGCTGCTGTTCACCCTCGCCGTGGGATTGTCCCTGGTGTTCGGCATGATGGACGTGCTGAACCTGGCCCACGGCACCCTGTACCTGCTGGGCGCCTACACGGCATATCTGCTGTCCGACGGTTCCCTGCTCGGGATCCTGCTGGCCGTGCTGGCCGGCATCGCGGTCGGGGTGCTCGGCGGGTTCGTGCTGGCGGCGATGACCCAACCCCTCGCCGCGCGCGGCCACCTGGACCAGGCGGTGCTCACCCTCGGGGTCTCCTTCATCGTGGCCGAGCTGCTGTTCGCCGGGTTCGGCTCGCAGCGGCTGCCGACCGCTCCCCCGTCGGCGCTGTCCGGGACGCTCTCGGTCCTCGGGCACAGCTACCCGCTCTACCGACTCGTCTTCATCGGGATCGCGGCGCTGCTGGCGGTGCTCTGCTACGTGGTCTTCGAGCGCAGTTCGCTCGGCGCGCTCGTGCGGGCCACCGTCGCCGACCGGGACATGGTGCGGGCGATGGGCGTGGACACCCGCAAGGTGCTCTTCGGGGTGTTCGGCTTCGGCGCGGCGCTGGCCGCGGTCGGCGGGGTGCTCGGCGCACCGATCATCGCGCCCGGCCCCGGGGTGGACGAGAGCGTCCTCGTGCTCTCCCTCGTGGTCGTGGTGATCGGCGGGCTGGGCTCGGTCCGGGGCGCGCTCATCGGCGCGCTGATCATCGGCCAGGTCCAGACGCTCGGGGTGGCCGTGATGCCGACCTACTCGGCCTTCCTGCTGTTCGGCGCGATGCTCGTGGTGCTGGTCTGGCGACCGCAGGGACTCGGCCGCAAGGCGGTGGCCACGTGA
- a CDS encoding branched-chain amino acid ABC transporter permease, whose protein sequence is MSPVLTGDRTRMIPYAVGLVLLVVLLALPWYLSAYTISTVSRILVFGLLAMSVNLLTGITGLPTLGQAAYFGVGAYTGAIVATRLTEVGPLQLVLCALAGAVAAAVTGPVAVRARGVPFLMITLAIGEIGYSAAGRMDGVTGGTDGFRGIPPVVPLPGMEPLTNDGLVYYYVLACFLLLYGLVAMLLRSPFGLALRGLRDNEARLRAVGYPTTRYALAGYVLAGTLAGAAGSLWTTVQRFVSPGDMGFGVAALALLAVIIGGAGSMWGAVLGAGLCIWVRDYLGNMVAGHGELLLGVLFVLAVYLLPRGVAGFRLPRGGGPTEGVEGAEPAGIGASAGGES, encoded by the coding sequence GTGAGCCCCGTCCTCACCGGGGACCGCACCCGGATGATCCCGTATGCCGTGGGGCTGGTCCTCCTCGTGGTGCTGCTCGCCCTGCCGTGGTACCTGAGCGCCTACACGATCTCCACCGTCTCCCGGATCTTGGTCTTCGGCCTGCTGGCGATGAGCGTGAACCTGCTCACCGGCATCACCGGGCTCCCCACCCTGGGGCAGGCCGCCTACTTCGGCGTGGGCGCCTACACCGGCGCGATCGTGGCCACCCGGCTTACCGAGGTCGGTCCGCTGCAGCTCGTGCTGTGCGCCCTGGCGGGGGCGGTCGCCGCGGCCGTGACCGGTCCGGTCGCGGTCCGGGCGCGCGGCGTCCCGTTCCTGATGATCACCCTGGCCATCGGCGAGATCGGCTACAGCGCCGCGGGCCGGATGGACGGGGTCACCGGCGGCACCGACGGGTTCCGCGGCATCCCACCGGTCGTGCCGCTGCCCGGCATGGAGCCGCTGACCAACGACGGCCTCGTCTACTACTACGTGCTGGCCTGCTTCCTGCTGCTCTACGGCCTGGTCGCGATGCTCCTGCGCTCCCCGTTTGGCCTGGCGCTGCGGGGGCTGCGCGACAACGAGGCGCGGCTGCGGGCGGTCGGCTACCCCACGACCCGGTATGCCCTGGCCGGCTACGTGCTGGCCGGGACCCTCGCCGGGGCGGCCGGGTCGCTGTGGACGACCGTGCAGCGCTTCGTGTCCCCGGGCGACATGGGCTTCGGCGTCGCGGCCCTGGCGCTGCTGGCCGTCATCATCGGCGGCGCCGGCTCGATGTGGGGCGCGGTCCTCGGCGCGGGCCTGTGCATCTGGGTGCGCGACTACCTGGGCAACATGGTCGCCGGCCACGGCGAACTCCTCCTGGGCGTGCTGTTCGTCCTCGCCGTCTACCTGCTGCCCCGCGGCGTCGCCGGCTTCCGGCTCCCGCGCGGGGGCGGACCGACCGAGGGTGTCGAGGGTGCCGAACCCGCCGGCATCGGGGCGTCGGCGGGTGGTGAGTCATGA
- a CDS encoding ABC transporter ATP-binding protein, whose translation MSGPDTRHTGSAAAPAHALELDGVSQHFGHLKAVDEVTLQVAPGSRHAIIGPNGAGKSTLFALIAGTRRATAGRVVLAGQDVTALREHERVQRGLVRTFQHSSLFLRGTVLENIVLAAQQVSGQSWGMFRPVSRRRALLGEAHELLRQVGLQDRHGAPAGSLSHGERRQLEVAVALACRPSVVMLDEPAAGMSPAETHRLTELIHDLPGTVTVLLVEHDLDLVFGLADRVSVLHLGRHLMTGNPAEVRASDAVQEAYLGATDTSELFPEGLESDLPAPTTETGGTP comes from the coding sequence ATGAGCGGTCCGGACACACGGCATACCGGGTCCGCGGCGGCGCCCGCCCACGCGCTGGAACTGGACGGCGTCTCCCAGCACTTCGGCCACCTCAAGGCGGTCGACGAGGTGACCCTGCAGGTCGCGCCGGGCAGCCGGCACGCGATCATCGGCCCGAACGGCGCCGGCAAGTCGACCCTCTTCGCGCTCATCGCGGGGACCCGTCGCGCCACCGCCGGGCGGGTGGTCCTCGCCGGGCAGGACGTCACCGCGCTGCGCGAGCACGAACGCGTGCAGCGCGGGCTGGTCCGGACCTTCCAACACTCCTCGCTGTTCCTGCGCGGCACGGTGCTGGAGAACATCGTGCTCGCCGCCCAGCAGGTCTCGGGGCAGTCCTGGGGCATGTTCCGGCCGGTGTCCCGCCGCCGGGCGCTGCTCGGGGAGGCGCACGAGCTGCTGCGCCAGGTCGGGCTGCAGGACCGGCACGGCGCTCCCGCGGGCTCCCTCTCGCACGGCGAGCGGCGCCAGCTCGAGGTCGCCGTCGCCCTCGCCTGCCGACCGAGCGTCGTGATGCTCGACGAGCCCGCCGCCGGGATGTCCCCGGCCGAGACGCACCGGCTCACCGAGCTCATCCACGACCTCCCCGGGACGGTGACCGTGCTCCTGGTCGAGCACGACCTCGACCTCGTCTTCGGGCTCGCCGACCGGGTCAGCGTGCTGCACCTGGGCCGGCACCTGATGACCGGCAACCCCGCCGAGGTCCGGGCCAGCGACGCCGTCCAGGAGGCCTACCTCGGCGCCACCGACACCAGCGAGCTGTTCCCGGAGGGGCTGGAGAGCGACCTCCCGGCGCCGACCACCGAGACGGGAGGCACCCCGTGA
- a CDS encoding ABC transporter ATP-binding protein has protein sequence MSEAPFLQVSGLRSGYEGSTVLHGVDLTVPEGSVVALLGRNGVGKSTLISTIMGLVKPYAGSVLLEGTDVAGHRVDAIARAGVGLVPQGRRMFAPLTVAEHLRLAEDQGRRITGRRAAGSAGAERPWTLARVLDLLPRLGERQRNRGDQLSGGEQQMLAIARALLTNPRLLLLDEPSDGLAPSVVRQVGEVVQDLLTEGLSILLVEQDLRLAFSVADRVAVMDKGRIVLDTTVTDFRSDAARARALLGVG, from the coding sequence GTGAGCGAGGCACCCTTCCTGCAGGTGTCCGGCCTGCGCTCCGGCTACGAAGGCTCGACCGTGCTGCACGGCGTGGACCTCACCGTCCCCGAGGGGTCGGTCGTCGCGCTGCTCGGCCGCAACGGGGTCGGCAAGTCCACCCTGATCAGCACGATCATGGGCCTGGTCAAGCCGTATGCCGGGTCCGTCCTCCTGGAGGGGACCGACGTCGCGGGCCACCGGGTCGATGCCATCGCCCGCGCCGGCGTCGGTCTCGTGCCGCAGGGGCGGCGGATGTTCGCCCCGCTCACGGTGGCCGAGCACCTCAGGCTGGCCGAGGACCAGGGCCGGCGGATCACCGGGCGGCGGGCCGCCGGCTCGGCCGGGGCCGAGCGTCCGTGGACCCTCGCGCGGGTCCTGGATCTGCTCCCCCGGCTCGGCGAACGGCAGCGCAACCGGGGTGACCAGCTCTCCGGGGGCGAGCAGCAGATGCTCGCCATCGCCCGGGCGCTGCTCACCAACCCGCGGCTGCTGCTGCTCGACGAGCCCTCCGACGGCCTCGCCCCGTCCGTGGTCCGGCAGGTCGGCGAGGTGGTCCAGGACCTGCTCACCGAGGGGCTGTCGATCCTGCTGGTCGAGCAGGACCTGCGCCTGGCCTTCTCGGTCGCCGACCGGGTCGCGGTGATGGACAAGGGGCGCATCGTGCTCGACACCACCGTGACCGACTTCCGCTCCGACGCCGCCCGCGCCCGGGCCCTGCTCGGCGTCGGTTAG
- a CDS encoding PaaX family transcriptional regulator, whose product MSDLDDEGGPGTAVRPRAHIVTIYGLFAREVGGWLSVSSLIRLMGRLGVDEPAVRSSISRLKRRGLLEAERRDNLAGYALSTYARDVLTEGDQRIFGRTRATLDDGWVLAVFSVPESERQKRHTLRSRLTWLGYGTVGPGVWIAPGHLAEETRSVLERLELAEYVDLFHADYLGFRDMAGEAATWWDLDGLDVLYRDFNDTFAPVLARWEAATGDPDEGQAFADHVAVVTTWRRLPFLDPGLAPELLPTDWTGVTAAETFHRLHARLHEPAQRFVSSLT is encoded by the coding sequence GTGTCGGACCTCGACGATGAAGGCGGCCCCGGGACCGCGGTGCGCCCCCGCGCGCACATCGTGACGATCTACGGACTCTTCGCCCGCGAGGTCGGCGGTTGGCTGTCGGTGAGTTCGCTGATCCGGCTGATGGGACGCCTCGGCGTCGACGAACCGGCCGTGCGCTCCTCGATCTCCCGGCTGAAGCGGCGCGGCCTGTTGGAGGCGGAGCGCCGCGACAACCTGGCCGGCTACGCCCTGTCGACGTATGCCCGGGACGTGTTGACCGAGGGCGACCAGCGGATCTTCGGGCGGACCCGCGCGACCCTGGACGACGGGTGGGTGCTGGCGGTGTTCAGCGTGCCCGAGTCCGAGCGTCAGAAGCGGCACACCCTGCGCTCCCGGTTGACCTGGCTCGGCTACGGCACCGTGGGACCCGGCGTGTGGATCGCCCCCGGCCACCTGGCCGAGGAGACCCGGTCCGTCCTGGAGCGGCTGGAGCTCGCCGAGTATGTCGACCTGTTCCACGCCGACTACCTGGGCTTCCGTGACATGGCGGGGGAGGCGGCCACCTGGTGGGACCTGGACGGACTGGACGTGCTCTACCGCGACTTCAACGACACCTTCGCGCCGGTGCTGGCCCGGTGGGAGGCGGCGACGGGCGACCCCGACGAGGGGCAGGCCTTCGCCGACCACGTGGCGGTGGTGACCACCTGGCGGCGGCTGCCGTTCCTGGACCCCGGTCTGGCGCCCGAACTGCTACCCACCGACTGGACGGGTGTCACAGCCGCGGAGACCTTCCACCGGCTCCACGCCCGCCTGCACGAGCCGGCCCAGCGCTTCGTCTCCTCGCTCACCTGA
- a CDS encoding AMP-binding protein: MRMQLSRSAHVDTFCRDNLPPQDQWPEFRFDIPGVQYPERLNCAVELLDKVIEEHGGDRTCLLTPAGERWTYQELLDSANRIANHLVDDLGIVPGNRVMLRGPNNPWLVACWFAVLRAGAVVIPTMPLLRPRELQVMGEIGRFDLALCDHRFVADLEAAGIPELRIVEYAGEGAADLAARVADKSATFEPVDTAADDVCTLAFTSGTTGKPKATMHFHRDILANADTFSAEVLKPVADDVFTGTPPLAFTFGLGGLVVFPMRVGASSLLIEKTTPADLADLIQEHGVTVCFTAPTAYRAMLAAGKAPQLRGLRRAVSAGEHLPASTWEAFREQTGLAIIDGIGSTEMLHIFISAADGDIRPGATGRPVPGYQAMILDAMGQPAPDGTPGRLAVKGPTGCRYLADERQAVYVQDGWNVTGDTFVRDEDGYFWYQARSDDMIVSSGYNIAAPEVEEALMAHPSVLEVAVVGMPDPDRGAVVSAHVVLTEEAAAAAAQDADAVRKELQDHAKAQIAPYKYPRRVEFVEALPRTSTGKVQRYRLREPDGPRR, from the coding sequence ATGCGCATGCAGCTGTCCCGCTCCGCCCACGTCGACACCTTCTGTCGGGACAACCTCCCACCCCAGGACCAGTGGCCCGAGTTCCGCTTCGACATCCCCGGCGTGCAGTATCCCGAGCGCCTCAACTGCGCGGTCGAGCTGCTCGACAAGGTGATCGAGGAGCACGGCGGGGACCGGACCTGCCTGCTGACCCCGGCGGGCGAACGCTGGACCTACCAGGAGCTGCTCGACTCGGCCAACCGGATCGCCAACCACCTGGTCGACGACCTCGGCATCGTGCCGGGCAACCGGGTCATGCTCCGGGGGCCCAACAACCCCTGGCTGGTCGCCTGCTGGTTCGCCGTGCTGCGCGCCGGCGCCGTGGTGATCCCCACGATGCCGCTGCTGCGCCCGCGCGAGCTGCAGGTGATGGGCGAGATCGGCCGGTTCGACCTGGCCCTGTGCGACCACCGGTTCGTCGCGGACCTGGAGGCGGCGGGCATCCCCGAACTGCGGATCGTGGAGTATGCCGGGGAGGGCGCTGCCGACCTGGCCGCCCGGGTGGCCGACAAGTCCGCGACCTTCGAGCCGGTCGACACCGCCGCCGACGACGTCTGCACCCTGGCCTTCACCTCGGGCACCACCGGCAAGCCCAAGGCCACGATGCACTTCCACCGCGACATCCTGGCCAACGCGGACACCTTCTCCGCCGAGGTGCTCAAGCCGGTCGCCGACGACGTCTTCACCGGCACACCGCCGCTGGCCTTCACCTTCGGCCTGGGCGGCCTGGTGGTCTTCCCGATGCGGGTCGGGGCCTCCAGCCTGCTGATCGAGAAGACCACCCCGGCCGACCTCGCCGACCTGATCCAGGAGCACGGGGTGACCGTGTGCTTCACCGCCCCCACGGCATACCGCGCGATGCTCGCGGCGGGCAAGGCGCCCCAGCTGCGGGGCCTGCGCCGTGCCGTGTCCGCCGGGGAGCACCTGCCGGCCAGCACCTGGGAGGCGTTCCGGGAGCAGACCGGCCTGGCGATCATCGACGGCATCGGCTCGACCGAGATGCTGCACATCTTCATCTCCGCCGCCGACGGGGACATCCGGCCCGGCGCGACCGGCCGTCCGGTCCCCGGCTACCAGGCGATGATCCTGGACGCGATGGGCCAGCCCGCCCCCGACGGCACCCCCGGTCGACTCGCCGTCAAGGGCCCGACCGGCTGCCGCTACCTGGCCGACGAACGGCAGGCTGTCTACGTCCAGGACGGCTGGAATGTCACCGGCGACACCTTCGTCAGGGACGAGGACGGCTACTTCTGGTACCAGGCCCGCAGCGACGACATGATCGTCTCCTCGGGCTACAACATCGCCGCCCCCGAGGTCGAGGAGGCCCTGATGGCCCACCCCTCGGTGCTCGAGGTCGCCGTGGTCGGTATGCCGGACCCCGACCGGGGCGCGGTCGTCTCCGCCCACGTGGTGCTGACCGAGGAGGCCGCCGCGGCCGCGGCCCAGGACGCCGACGCCGTCCGCAAGGAGCTGCAGGACCACGCCAAGGCCCAGATCGCCCCCTACAAGTACCCGCGCCGGGTCGAGTTCGTGGAGGCGCTGCCCCGCACCTCCACCGGCAAGGTGCAGCGCTACCGGTTGCGCGAACCCGACGGCCCGCGCCGATGA
- a CDS encoding acyl-CoA thioesterase — protein MTRGPAVRIERQVDWIDTDAAGHYHHSSVIRWAEAAEAELLRRVGAPDLTPTVPRVRYEVDYLDRLYFRDTALVDLWVDKVGTSSLRYGFEVTRAGHGPAARGAMTCVLVDPGTGASAPWPADLARRLGGAPGG, from the coding sequence ATGACCCGCGGGCCCGCCGTCCGGATCGAGCGGCAGGTGGACTGGATCGACACCGACGCCGCCGGCCACTACCACCACTCCAGCGTGATCCGCTGGGCCGAGGCGGCCGAGGCCGAGCTGCTCCGCCGGGTCGGGGCCCCGGACCTGACGCCGACGGTCCCCCGGGTCCGGTACGAGGTGGACTACCTGGACCGGCTCTACTTCCGGGACACCGCGCTGGTCGACCTGTGGGTCGACAAGGTGGGCACGAGCTCGCTGCGCTACGGCTTCGAGGTCACCCGGGCCGGTCACGGGCCGGCCGCACGGGGCGCGATGACCTGCGTGCTGGTGGATCCCGGGACCGGCGCGAGCGCGCCCTGGCCGGCCGACCTCGCCCGACGTCTCGGGGGCGCACCCGGCGGCTGA
- a CDS encoding bifunctional salicylyl-CoA 5-hydroxylase/oxidoreductase, translated as MRMAVIGGGPGGLYFAALAKQLDPTHEITVWERNAEDDTFGFGVVFSDETLGGIELADPEIYRQMEREFARWDDIDVHYRDRVFTSGGNGFAAMSRKRLLQILQARCRELGVELHFRTEAPDVEELAATHDLVLAADGLNSAVRRRFADTFRPTMDARACKYMWLGTDKVFDAFKFYVRETPHGVMQIHGYPFDAHGSTFIVEMHEDVWRAAGFDANADRLWVPGESDEESIEAVKELFADVLDGHGVMANNSRWIGFTTIRNQTWRHGNIVILGDAAHTAHFSIGSGTKLAMEDSLALAACLHEHPDLDTALAAYEEERKPVVESTQRAAQASLEWFENLGQYTHQDPEQFAFNIMTRSRRVTHDNLRVRDPEFVAGIEDWFTERVSSDLGVPVAQGTPPMFTPYRLGGLDLVNRVVVSAMDMYRATDGVPEDFHLAHLGGKAMGGAGLVMTEMVCVSPTGRITPGCTGLWNEEQVAAWRRITDFVHAQSPAKIGAQLGHSGRKGSTKLMWEGIDQPLPEGNWPVVAPSPLPYQEGVNQVPQELTTEQMDTIREEFVTAARHADEAGFDLLELHCAHGYLLSSFISPVTNHRTDEYGGDLAARLRYPLEVFAAVREVWPADKPMTVRISASDWVEGGIDTDDAVLIAQAFSDAGAAAVDVSTGQVTPDEQPAFGRSYQTPFADAIRNRTGVPTIAVGVISSWDDVNSLILAGRADLCALGRVHLYDPNWTLHAAAEQDYTGPGVSWPLPWQAGRRRPQTGRTDGPKPRLDLVREGEPTTRHARWRPESGPESGPESASTNLEGAVR; from the coding sequence GTGCGGATGGCAGTCATCGGTGGTGGGCCCGGCGGCCTCTACTTCGCCGCGCTCGCCAAGCAGCTGGACCCGACCCACGAGATCACCGTGTGGGAGCGCAACGCCGAGGACGACACGTTCGGCTTCGGCGTGGTCTTCTCCGACGAGACGCTCGGCGGGATCGAGCTGGCCGACCCCGAGATCTACCGGCAGATGGAGCGCGAGTTCGCCCGGTGGGACGACATCGACGTGCACTATCGCGACCGGGTGTTCACCTCCGGCGGCAACGGCTTCGCCGCGATGAGCCGCAAGCGGCTGCTGCAGATCCTGCAGGCCCGGTGCCGCGAGCTCGGCGTCGAGCTCCACTTCCGCACCGAGGCACCCGACGTCGAGGAGCTCGCCGCGACCCACGACCTGGTGCTCGCCGCGGACGGACTGAACTCCGCCGTGCGTCGCCGGTTCGCCGACACGTTCCGTCCCACGATGGACGCGCGCGCCTGCAAGTACATGTGGCTGGGCACGGACAAGGTCTTCGACGCCTTCAAGTTCTACGTGCGCGAGACCCCGCACGGCGTGATGCAGATCCACGGCTACCCCTTTGACGCGCACGGCAGCACCTTCATCGTGGAGATGCACGAGGACGTATGGCGTGCCGCCGGCTTCGACGCGAACGCGGACCGGCTGTGGGTCCCCGGTGAGTCGGACGAGGAGTCGATCGAAGCGGTCAAGGAGCTCTTTGCCGACGTGCTCGACGGGCACGGGGTGATGGCCAACAACTCCCGGTGGATCGGCTTCACCACGATCCGCAACCAGACCTGGCGGCACGGCAACATCGTGATCCTGGGCGACGCCGCCCACACCGCACACTTCTCGATCGGCTCGGGCACCAAGCTCGCCATGGAGGACTCCCTGGCCCTGGCGGCCTGCCTGCACGAGCACCCCGACCTGGACACGGCGCTGGCCGCCTACGAGGAGGAGCGCAAGCCGGTCGTGGAGTCGACCCAGCGGGCGGCGCAGGCCAGCCTGGAGTGGTTCGAGAACCTGGGGCAGTACACCCACCAGGACCCCGAGCAGTTCGCATTCAACATCATGACGCGCAGCCGCCGGGTGACCCACGACAACCTGCGGGTGCGCGACCCCGAGTTCGTCGCCGGCATCGAGGACTGGTTCACCGAGCGGGTGTCCAGCGACCTGGGGGTCCCCGTCGCCCAGGGCACGCCCCCGATGTTCACGCCCTACCGACTCGGCGGGCTGGACCTGGTGAACCGGGTCGTGGTCTCCGCGATGGACATGTACCGGGCGACCGACGGGGTGCCCGAGGACTTCCACCTGGCACACCTGGGCGGGAAGGCGATGGGCGGCGCCGGGCTGGTGATGACCGAGATGGTCTGCGTCTCCCCCACTGGCCGGATCACCCCCGGCTGCACCGGCCTGTGGAACGAGGAGCAGGTCGCCGCCTGGCGCCGGATCACCGACTTCGTGCACGCCCAGTCGCCGGCCAAGATCGGGGCACAGCTGGGCCACTCGGGCCGCAAGGGCTCGACCAAGTTGATGTGGGAGGGCATCGACCAACCGCTGCCCGAGGGCAACTGGCCCGTGGTCGCGCCCTCCCCGCTGCCCTACCAGGAGGGGGTGAACCAGGTCCCGCAGGAGCTGACCACCGAGCAGATGGACACGATCCGCGAGGAGTTCGTGACCGCCGCCCGGCACGCCGACGAGGCCGGCTTCGACCTGCTGGAGCTGCACTGCGCCCACGGGTACCTGCTCTCCAGCTTCATCTCCCCGGTCACCAACCACCGCACCGACGAGTACGGCGGCGACCTGGCCGCCCGGTTGCGCTACCCGCTCGAGGTCTTCGCCGCGGTCCGCGAGGTCTGGCCGGCCGACAAGCCGATGACGGTGCGCATCTCGGCGAGCGACTGGGTGGAGGGTGGCATCGACACCGACGACGCCGTGCTCATCGCCCAGGCCTTCAGTGACGCCGGCGCTGCGGCCGTCGACGTGTCCACCGGGCAGGTCACCCCGGACGAGCAGCCCGCCTTCGGTCGCTCCTACCAGACCCCCTTCGCCGACGCGATCCGCAACCGGACGGGGGTCCCGACCATCGCGGTCGGCGTCATCTCCTCCTGGGACGACGTGAACTCGCTGATCCTGGCCGGCCGGGCCGACCTGTGCGCCCTGGGGCGGGTCCACCTGTACGACCCCAACTGGACGCTGCACGCCGCCGCGGAGCAGGACTACACCGGACCCGGTGTCAGTTGGCCGCTCCCCTGGCAGGCCGGGCGCCGTCGGCCCCAGACCGGACGCACCGACGGGCCGAAGCCACGCCTGGACCTGGTGCGGGAGGGCGAGCCCACCACCCGCCACGCTCGGTGGCGTCCGGAGTCAGGTCCGGAGTCAGGTCCGGAGTCTGCGTCGACCAACCTCGAGGGGGCCGTCCGGTGA
- a CDS encoding acyl-CoA dehydrogenase family protein, whose product MTRPVRETAALSEAEQAFVAEVDDVAASLAAERSDADHADGRVDRGLVAALGRAGLLRKLFGGEADGAPSDAAAPSDTAAPSDTAVPSDAAALQLCLLRESLARVDTAAETALALQGLGSYPILQSALPEQVERWIPGVVSGEVVAAFALSEPDAGSDAAALALEARPDGDGWTLHGTKTWISNAPDADVYTVFARTDPDAGAKGVTAYVVDGTSPGLSGEPLDMLSPHAIGRLDFDGVRVGPEQLLGEVGGGFAVAMRTLDLFRPSVGAFAVGMSQAALEHALDWATTRQIYGGLLSDQQAVQHTLAEMATRTDAARLLVHRAARAYDDGLPPREVSAMAAMAKLFATENAQWVVDQAVQLHGARALQRGHALEHLYRDVRAPRIYEGASEVQRTIIARHLIKQHQARPGHPTKE is encoded by the coding sequence GTGACCCGCCCCGTCCGGGAGACCGCCGCCCTGTCCGAGGCCGAGCAGGCCTTCGTCGCCGAGGTCGACGACGTCGCGGCGTCCCTGGCCGCGGAGCGGTCTGACGCCGACCACGCCGATGGTCGGGTCGACCGCGGCCTCGTGGCCGCCCTCGGCCGGGCCGGGCTGCTGCGCAAACTGTTCGGCGGGGAGGCGGACGGGGCTCCCTCCGATGCTGCGGCCCCCTCCGATACCGCGGCTCCCTCCGATACCGCGGTCCCGTCCGACGCCGCGGCCCTGCAACTGTGCCTCCTGCGCGAGTCGCTGGCTCGGGTCGACACCGCCGCCGAGACCGCCCTGGCGCTGCAGGGGTTGGGCAGCTACCCCATCCTGCAGTCGGCCCTTCCCGAGCAGGTCGAACGGTGGATCCCCGGCGTCGTCTCCGGCGAGGTCGTCGCGGCCTTCGCCCTCTCCGAGCCGGATGCCGGCTCCGACGCGGCCGCCCTGGCGCTGGAGGCCCGGCCGGACGGGGACGGATGGACCCTGCACGGCACGAAGACCTGGATCTCCAACGCGCCGGACGCCGACGTCTACACCGTCTTCGCCCGCACCGACCCCGACGCCGGCGCGAAGGGGGTCACCGCATACGTCGTCGACGGCACCTCCCCCGGGCTGTCCGGCGAGCCCCTCGACATGCTCTCCCCGCACGCGATCGGCCGATTGGACTTCGACGGGGTCCGGGTCGGCCCGGAGCAGCTGCTCGGTGAGGTGGGCGGGGGCTTCGCCGTGGCGATGCGCACCTTAGACCTGTTCCGGCCCAGCGTCGGGGCCTTCGCCGTCGGTATGTCGCAGGCCGCCCTGGAGCACGCCCTGGACTGGGCGACGACCCGGCAGATCTACGGCGGGCTGCTCAGTGACCAGCAGGCGGTGCAGCACACGCTGGCCGAGATGGCGACCCGCACCGACGCGGCACGGCTCCTGGTGCACCGGGCGGCCCGGGCATACGACGACGGGCTGCCGCCCCGGGAGGTCTCGGCGATGGCCGCGATGGCCAAGCTGTTCGCCACCGAGAACGCCCAGTGGGTCGTCGACCAGGCGGTCCAGCTGCACGGTGCGCGGGCGCTGCAGCGCGGACACGCCCTCGAGCACCTCTACCGCGACGTGCGCGCCCCCCGGATCTACGAGGGTGCCTCCGAGGTCCAGCGCACGATCATCGCCCGCCACCTGATCAAGCAACACCAGGCCCGGCCTGGCCACCCGACCAAGGAGTAG